The proteins below come from a single Streptomyces sp. MRC013 genomic window:
- a CDS encoding NADH-quinone oxidoreductase subunit J, with amino-acid sequence MSANTLAAAYTTSTGEAVQFWVLGTVAVIGALCTVLMRKAVHSALCLAGTMVVLAVFYLANGAYFLGVVQVVVYTGAIMMLFLFVVMLVGVTAADSLKETIRGQRWLALLCGLGFGTLLIAGIGRASLDTFEGLGTANAGGNVEGLAELLFTRYVFAFEITGALLITATVGAMVLTHRERTERARTQRELAEQRVREGTQVPPLPAPGVYARHNAVDVPGLLPDGTPSELTVNRTLRARGQVRDVSARALEDLRALEQRAEERLGRRRDGEEAAK; translated from the coding sequence ATGAGCGCGAACACGCTGGCCGCCGCGTACACCACCTCGACCGGGGAGGCCGTGCAGTTCTGGGTGCTCGGCACGGTCGCGGTGATCGGCGCGCTGTGCACCGTACTGATGCGCAAGGCCGTCCACAGCGCGCTGTGCCTGGCCGGGACGATGGTCGTGCTGGCCGTCTTCTACCTCGCCAACGGCGCGTACTTCCTCGGTGTCGTGCAGGTCGTCGTCTACACGGGCGCGATCATGATGCTGTTCCTCTTCGTGGTGATGCTCGTCGGCGTGACCGCCGCCGACTCGCTGAAGGAGACCATCAGGGGGCAGCGCTGGCTGGCCCTGCTGTGCGGGCTCGGCTTCGGCACCCTGCTGATCGCCGGCATCGGCCGGGCCTCGCTGGACACGTTCGAAGGCCTCGGCACGGCGAACGCCGGGGGGAACGTCGAGGGCCTGGCGGAGCTGCTGTTCACCAGGTACGTCTTCGCCTTCGAGATCACGGGCGCGCTGCTCATCACGGCCACCGTCGGCGCGATGGTGCTGACGCACCGGGAGCGCACCGAGCGGGCCCGCACCCAGCGGGAGCTGGCGGAGCAGCGGGTCCGCGAGGGCACCCAGGTCCCGCCGCTGCCGGCGCCCGGCGTGTACGCCCGGCACAACGCCGTGGACGTCCCCGGCCTGCTGCCGGACGGCACCCCGTCCGAGCTGACCGTGAACCGCACGCTGCGGGCGCGCGGACAGGTCCGCGACGTGTCGGCGCGGGCGCTGGAGGACCTGCGGGCGCTGGAGCAGCGCGCCGAGGAGCGGCTGGGCCGCCGGCGGGACGGAGAGGAGGCGGCCAAGTGA